GAGGTGGGCGCATGCTGCGCAGTGAACTCATGAAGAATTTTTGAAGTCCTCGATTACTTCCTTGATCGGTTTATGCACTCGTCCTGCTGCCTTTTCATAATCAGAAGGCACCTCATTCACCCCACGACTCATGCCCTCATAGATGCCTGCGATGACCGTCCCGATGAAGTCTCCCAGTTCAGCGATCCGCTCTTGCTTGTAGTTCTCTATCGAGACAGCTTGGTATTTCAGTTCGGTGCCATAGACATCATTGATCAAGTCGGCCAATTCAGCTTGGCTGATGGCCTCTCCCGTCAGGTTGTAGGTCTGGCCATTGTGATTTCCCTTGAGAAGCATCAGGGTATAAGCATAAGCCAATTCAGGTCGGCTGGTATAGCCACACTTTCCATCACCTGCACAATTGCGGATCTCTCCATCATTGATATAAGT
This genomic window from Flavobacteriales bacterium contains:
- a CDS encoding SDR family NAD(P)-dependent oxidoreductase → EEGTAFSPIVQSNRQTEEDVRNSGLDWVIGRNGIYIEPDLEYLDTYINDGEIRNCAGDGKCGYTSRPELAYAYTLMLLKGNHNGQTYNLTGEAISQAELADLINDVYGTELKYQAVSIENYKQERIAELGDFIGTVIAGIYEGMSRGVNEVPSDYEKAAGRVHKPIKEVIEDFKNSS